In Leishmania major strain Friedlin complete genome, chromosome 34, the following proteins share a genomic window:
- a CDS encoding aldose 1-epimerase-like protein, translating to MVTFTPDSRGRNCVTIHSEDGSSITVYEQGAHVSSWKTKDGKEHLYLSPTAIFADRTALRGGVPLIFPQFGAYGPLQPSHGFARIRSWNMEDAQSGRASFSLRVPLCELLPKDSSLTDSPQNAVNLLYTICFSNTELKLRMKVTNTSEEQSAPFQFAFHTYFAVSDVSRTVVSGVNRSPFVDNCKARGNPDAPPSPPEQLWIIRGEHDRVYPDQACAIVLQDMGAKTTLQISSPNLSDVCLWNPGESKCAAMKDMPPDGYKHFVCVEHGKMLKKVVVPPCSSWTGTQEIAIIAESPHESSI from the coding sequence ATGGTTACCTTCACTCCCGACTCCCGCGGGCGCAACTGCGTCACCATCCACAGCGAAGACGGCTCTAGCATTACCGTCTACGAGCAAGGCGCGCACGTCAGCAGCTGGAAGACCAAGGATGGAAAAGAGCATCTGTACCTCAGCCCCACCGCCATCTTTGCTGACCGTACCGCCCTGCGTGGTGGCGTGCCGCTGATCTTCCCGCAGTTCGGGGCTTACGGCCCACTGCAGCCGTCGCACGGCTTCGCGCGCATTCGTTCGTGGAACATGGAGGATGCCCAGAGCGGCAGGGCGAGCTTTTCGTtgcgcgtgccgctgtgcgAACTGCTGCCGAAAGATTCTTCTCTCACAGATTCCCCGCAGAACGCGGTCAACCTGCTGTACACGATTTGCTTCAGCAACACCGAGCTGAAGCTGCGTATGAAGGTCACGAACACGAGCGAGGAGCAGTCAGCACCGTTTCAGTTCGCCTTCCACACGTATTTCGCAGTGTCCGACGTTTCGCGCACGGTGGTCAGCGGCGTCAATCGCTCTCCTTTCGTCGACAACTGCAAGGCGCGCGGCAACCCGGACGCACCGCCGAGCCCGCCGGAGCAACTGTGGATTATTCGCGGCGAGCACGACCGCGTTTACCCCGACCAAGCGTGCGCCATCGTCCTCCAGGACATGGGTGCGAAGACCACGCTTCAAATCTCCAGTCCTAACCTAAGCGACGTGTGCCTCTGGAACCCTGGCGAGTCCAAGTGCGCTGCGATGAAGGACATGCCACCGGATGGCTACAAGcattttgtgtgtgtggagcaCGGAAAAATGCTGAaaaaggtggtggtgccgccgtgCTCGAGCTGGACTGGCACGCAGGAGATCGCAATCATAGCTGAAAGCCCTCATGAGTCGAGCATATAG